Proteins from a single region of Gemmatimonadaceae bacterium:
- a CDS encoding exo-alpha-sialidase — protein sequence MRRLIAAVAATSIACAGRPDVTLQPEEVLTAGATAGAAPMFAVAPSGARTVAWVSAPDRGSDGRLFTSTAGAEPSELQDPLGGIEAHGESPPKLTYAPDGTLHALYVVGKVIQGRRFPFSTLRLVSSHDGGATWSAPATVTGDSVLGSRNFHAMHAAADGTIYVAWLESRDNRRSGTFITRSTDGGATWSQAVRADSTESCPCCRTAIASATDGTLYLAWRTVMPGNVRDIVVAASKDHGATWSPAQRVHADGWVFDGCPHAGPALHVGADGAVHVAWWTGKEGAAGVFYAKSTDGAQTFLAPVALGTAAFSRPAHVQLALDGPSTVVAAWDDGRDTIPRILVRVSRDGGATFGEAVTASDATVAASFPVLAVRDSAITVAWSQQSKAAMDHAANARPNMKDPHALMPLPVVGDQRVVVRRGKIQGRR from the coding sequence ATGCGACGCCTGATTGCGGCGGTTGCCGCTACCTCCATCGCCTGCGCGGGACGCCCGGACGTCACGCTGCAGCCGGAAGAAGTGCTCACGGCAGGCGCGACGGCCGGTGCCGCTCCCATGTTCGCCGTGGCGCCTTCCGGTGCGCGTACGGTGGCATGGGTGAGCGCGCCTGACCGCGGGAGCGACGGTCGGCTCTTCACCTCGACCGCCGGTGCCGAGCCGAGCGAACTCCAGGACCCGTTGGGCGGGATCGAGGCGCACGGGGAATCGCCGCCCAAGCTGACCTATGCGCCGGACGGCACACTGCACGCCCTCTACGTCGTCGGCAAGGTGATCCAGGGCCGCCGCTTCCCGTTCTCGACGCTTCGCCTCGTGTCGTCGCACGATGGTGGAGCGACGTGGAGCGCACCGGCCACCGTCACCGGCGATTCCGTGCTCGGTTCGCGGAACTTTCACGCCATGCACGCGGCCGCCGACGGCACGATCTACGTGGCGTGGCTCGAATCACGCGACAATCGCCGCAGCGGCACGTTCATCACGCGGTCCACTGACGGCGGCGCTACGTGGAGCCAGGCGGTACGCGCCGATTCCACCGAGTCATGCCCGTGCTGCCGCACGGCGATCGCCTCAGCCACCGATGGCACACTCTACCTGGCGTGGCGTACCGTCATGCCGGGGAACGTGCGCGACATCGTCGTCGCTGCGTCGAAGGACCACGGGGCAACGTGGAGCCCGGCGCAGCGCGTTCACGCCGACGGCTGGGTGTTCGACGGCTGCCCGCACGCCGGCCCGGCGCTCCACGTTGGCGCTGATGGCGCCGTGCACGTGGCGTGGTGGACCGGGAAGGAGGGTGCAGCCGGTGTGTTCTACGCGAAGTCGACCGACGGCGCACAGACCTTCCTGGCCCCGGTCGCGCTGGGGACTGCCGCGTTCTCGCGGCCGGCACACGTGCAACTCGCCCTCGACGGCCCGTCCACGGTCGTCGCCGCGTGGGACGATGGTCGTGACACGATCCCGCGGATCCTGGTGCGCGTGTCGCGCGACGGGGGCGCAACGTTCGGTGAGGCGGTGACTGCAAGCGACGCAACCGTCGCCGCAAGCTTCCCGGTACTCGCGGTGCGCGACAGCGCGATTACAGTGGCATGGTCGCAGCAGAGCAAGGCCGCAATGGACCACGCGGCGAACGCGCGCCCCAACATGAAGGATCCGCACGCGCTGATGCCGTTGCCGGTCGTGGGCGATCAGCGGGTGGTGGTACGAAGGGGGAAGATCCAGGGACGTCGTTGA